In a genomic window of Telopea speciosissima isolate NSW1024214 ecotype Mountain lineage chromosome 5, Tspe_v1, whole genome shotgun sequence:
- the LOC122661327 gene encoding B-box zinc finger protein 21-like — translation MKIQCDVCNREEASVFCSADEAALCHGCDHRVHHANKLAGKHHRFPLLNPSSKDAPRCDICQEKRAFLFCREDRAILCRDCDLPIHTANEYTTKHHRFLLTGVKLSSSPSSSSTTTTDSTVCLSSNGSSDAAAPAKMNPSQSQLPKKKKPNSVSEPLPLIVHTNTSKVVEDVSASQGGSTSSISEYLMEMLPGWQVDDLLDSSTPGFCKTDYLQPFHLESNLNFSSEDFGIWVPQVPQAPRISSYSNIGLYNGFKMSNQAGSNLTLKDNKRRKDDVLTVPQISPP, via the exons ATGAAGATCCAGTGCGACGTTTGTAACAGAGAAGAGGCCTCTGTTTTCTGCTCCGCCGACGAAGCTGCTCTCTGTCATGGCTGCGACCACCGTGTCCACCACGCCAACAAGCTCGCTGGCAAACACCACCGCTTTCCCCTTCTCAATCCTTCTTCAAAAGACGCCCCTCGTTGCGACATATGccag GAGAAACGTGCTTTTCTCTTCTGCCGAGAGGATAGAGCAATTCTCTGCAGAGACTGCGACCTACCCATTCACACGGCTAATGAATACACCACCAAGCACCACAGGTTCCTCCTTACCGGCGTTAAGCTCTCTTCCTCCCCTTCCTCCTCATCAACCACCACCACTGACAGTACGGTCTGCTTATCGTCCAACGGGAGCTCTGATGCCGCTGCTCCTGCTAAAATGAATCCTTCCCAATCCCAGCTgcccaagaaaaagaaacccaacTCTGTTTCTGAACCGCTACCATTAATTGTCCACACTAATACCTCCAAAGTCGTCGAAGATGTTTCTGCAAGTCAAGGAGGTTCTACCAGTAGCATATCGGAGTACCTGATGGAGATGTTGCCGGGCTGGCAGGTCGACGACCTTCTCGACTCCTCTACTCCTGGTTTCTGCAAG ACTGATTACTTACAGCCGTTTCATCTCGAAAGCAACCTGAACTTCTCTTCTGAAGATTTTGGGATCTGGGTACCTCAAGTTCCTCAAGCCCCTCGTATTTCCAGCTACAGCAACATCGGTTTGTACAACGGTTTCAAGATGTCGAATCAGGCAGGCAGCAATCTCACTCTTAAGGATAACAAGCGAAGGAAAGATGATGTTTTAACAGTTCCTCAAATCAGCCCTCCATAG